One genomic region from Salvia hispanica cultivar TCC Black 2014 chromosome 2, UniMelb_Shisp_WGS_1.0, whole genome shotgun sequence encodes:
- the LOC125203460 gene encoding pentatricopeptide repeat-containing protein At1g79540-like, translating into MHQFLHSQIFRAIRPQHLTAKSNFSSFSDHALDDSISNKVLALINSQRPIEPALAVLSPSLNRQVVISVLQSQARLNKEPLISFRFFIWASDTAHLRSSFSNKLMFDMLLSSGNVNSLDSCWGLLDELRNEKMSVSADAFAVLILVYWRLKNAEKAVDAFGKMKDYDCKPNLFACNVILHVLVKENAILLALAVYNMMIKLNIDMGCDTFNVLIDGLCKNGMTEAALNLFEEMTDRGILPNRITYTVVISGLCKTKRTSDAYNLFNEMVSSGCEPDSATCNTLIDGFCKQGLIDEACVLLKSFHDDKYDVGIKGFSCLIDGLVKANRFSEAEVLFQKVIQVGLDPDIVLYTIMMRGLSDAGRMNDAVSMLRDMLRRGIVPDTQCYNVLIKGFCDLGLLDDAESLKLEISRNNQIPNMYTFTILIRAFCRNGLLVEAQQIFNSMEKLGCSPSVVTFNALIDGLCKAGKLEEAQLMLYKMEVGRSPSLFLRLSQGADRILDTASLQKKVEDMMESGSVLNAYKLLKKLAASGVVPNVETYNTLIYGMCSAGHINIALKLLEELQLKGLSPDSVTYATLIYALLKVDRDGDAYKLFEQMNANGCKPSSSVYKTFMSWSSRKKQMSVTISFWLKYLKSRAGVKAEVLQSVKECFEKDEFEQAVRSLLEMDIKLADFDSTLYDIWLTGLCLAKQVEEAQKAFDALEEFNVPVSPPSCVLVIRALCFKRELNKAVDVFLYTLQKGYRLRPQLCNSLVVSLLKSKDKVIVALELLDRMKSAGYDLNSHLYPRTKSLLPHIYSLLKVDNAAAS; encoded by the coding sequence ATGCATCAATTTCTGCATTCCCAAATCTTCCGTGCAATCCGCCCCCAACATTTAACTGCCAAATCAAACTTCTCCTCATTTTCCGACCATGCTCTCGACGATTCCATCTCGAATAAAGTGCTCGCCCTCATCAACTCTCAACGCCCCATCGAACCCGCTCTCGCCGTGCTATCTCCGTCGCTCAATCGCCAAGTCGTCATTTCAGTCCTCCAATCTCAGGCCCGATTGAACAAGGAACCACTGATCAGCTTCCGATTTTTCATCTGGGCTTCCGATACGGCGCACCTGCGAAGTAGCTTCTCCAATAAACTGATGTTTGACATGCTTTTGAGCAGCGGGAATGTGAATTCGTTGGATTCGTGCTGGGGCCTTCTTGATGAGTTGAGGAATGAGAAGATGAGCGTTTCCGCAGATGCGTTTGCggtcttgattttggtttattGGAGACTGAAAAACGCGGAGAAAGCGGTGGATGCATTCGGTAAGATGAAGGATTATGATTGTAAGCCGAATTTATTTGCTTGCAATGTTATTCTTCATGTTTTGGTTAAGGAAAATGCGATATTATTAGCACTCGCTGTTTATAACATGATGATTAAGTTGAATATTGATATGGGATGCGATACGTTCAACGTTTTGATTGATGGGCTGTGCAAGAATGGGATGACTGAGGCTGCCCTCAATCTGTTTGAAGAAATGACTGACAGAGGGATTCTGCCAAATAGGATAACATACACAGTGGTAATATCAGGGTTGTGCAAAACAAAGCGGACTAGTGATGCATATAATCTGTTTAACGAGATGGTGAGTAGTGGATGTGAACCTGATTCTGCTACATGCAACACTTTGATTGATGGTTTCTGCAAGCAAGGCCTGATCGATGAGGCCTGCGTGCTCTTGAAATCATTTCATGACGACAAGTATGATGTTGGGATAAAGGGGTTTAGCTGTCTGATTGATGGGTTGGTGAAAGCCAACAGGTTTAGTGAGGCAGAGGTGTTGTTTCAGAAAGTTATTCAGGTAGGGTTAGACCCCGACATTGTCTTGTACACTATCATGATGCGTGGATTGAGTGATGCTGGAAGGATGAATGATGCAGTTAGTATGTTGAGGGATATGCTACGGAGAGGCATAGTTCCCGACACTCAATGTTATAATGTGTTGATCAAAGGGTTCTGCGATTTAGGGTTGTTAGATGATGCTGAATCTCTCAAGCTAGAGATTTCTCGGAACAATCAGATCCCTAACATGTACACTTTCACGATTCTTATCCGAGCTTTCTGCAGAAACGGTCTGCTGGTAGAGGCTCAGCAGATTTTTAATAGCATGGAGAAGCTAGGATGTTCTCCTTCTGTTGTGACGTTCAATGCCCTGATTGATGGGTTGTGCAAGGCAGGGAAGCTCGAGGAAGCACAGCTAATGCTGTATAAAATGGAAGTTGGGAGGAGCCCAtcattgtttcttcgcctttCTCAAGGTGCTGATCGCATCCTTGATACTGCAAGCCTACAGAAGAAAGTTGAAGATATGATGGAGTCTGGCTCGGTTTTGAATGCTTACAAGCTTCTGAAGAAGCTTGCTGCCAGCGGGGTCGTCCCAAATGTGGAGACGTACAACACTTTGATCTATGGCATGTGCAGCGCGGGGCACATCAATATTGCTCTTAAGCTCTTGGAGGAACTCCAGCTCAAGGGCTTGTCACCGGATTCTGTGACATATGCAACACTCATATATGCGCTCCTAAAGGTTGATAGAGATGGTGATGCGTATAAGCTCTTTGAACAGATGAATGCAAATGGATGCAAACCTAGCTCGTCCGTGTATAAAACATTCATGAGTTGGTCTAGCAGGAAGAAGCAGATGTCTGTCACCATTAGTTTCTGGTTAAAGTACTTGAAGAGCCGAGCTGGTGTGAAGGCCGAAGTATTACAATCAGTTAAAGAATGTTTCGAGAAGGATGAATTTGAGCAAGCTGTGAGAAGCTTACTTGAGATGGACATCAAGTTGGCAGATTTTGATTCAACATTATATGACATATGGCTGACCGGACTTTGCCTAGCTAAACAAGTAGAGGAGGCTCAGAAGGCGTTTGATGCTCTTGAGGAGTTCAACGTGCCCGTTTCTCCCCCTTCGTGTGTGCTGGTGATTCGCGCTCTATGCTTCAAAAGAGAACTCAATAAAGCGGTCGATGTCTTTCTCTACACCCTGCAGAAAGGCTACAGACTTAGACCACAGCTCTGTAACAGTTTAGTCGTGTCGCTTCTCAAATCTAAGGATAAAGTGATAGTTGCTTTGGAGCTTCTTGACAGAATGAAATCTGCTGGTTATGATCTGAACTCTCATCTTTATCCAAGAACAAAATCTCTTTTGCCCCACATTTATAGTTTGCTGAAAGTGGACAACGCAGCAGCTTCATAG